In a genomic window of Nostoc sp. UHCC 0870:
- a CDS encoding Coenzyme F420 hydrogenase/dehydrogenase, beta subunit C-terminal domain — protein sequence MTSVESNQHRKAKALKPTSRRPAKELCSECGLCDTYYIHYVKEACAFITQQIDTLEAQTHTRSRNLDNPDELYFGVHQDMIAARKQQPIEGAQWTGIVSSIAIEMLNRGLVEGVVCVQNTKEDRFQPMPVIARTPEEILAARVNKPTLSPNLSILEQVEQSGMKRLLVIGVGCQIQALRAVEKKLGLEKLYVLGTPCVDNVTRAGLQKFLETTSRSPETVVHYEFMQDFRIHFKHEDGSIEKVPFFGLKTNQLKDIFAPSCMSCFDYVNSLADLVVGYMGAPFGWQWILVRNDTGKEMLDLVQDQLDTQPVMSEGNRKEAVQQGIPAYDKGVTLPMWVAKLMGVVIDKIGPKGLEYARFSMDSHFTRNYLFVKRNYPEKLEDHVPEFAKRIVGQYKLPD from the coding sequence ATGACTTCTGTTGAATCTAACCAGCATAGAAAAGCCAAAGCCCTAAAACCTACCAGCCGTCGCCCTGCGAAAGAACTATGCAGCGAGTGCGGACTGTGCGACACATACTATATCCACTATGTCAAGGAAGCCTGTGCGTTTATCACCCAACAGATAGACACCCTAGAAGCACAAACACACACCCGTTCTCGGAATCTCGATAACCCCGATGAACTCTACTTTGGTGTGCATCAAGACATGATAGCGGCGCGGAAACAGCAGCCCATCGAAGGCGCACAATGGACAGGTATTGTTAGCAGCATAGCTATCGAAATGCTGAATCGCGGCCTAGTGGAAGGCGTTGTCTGTGTGCAGAACACCAAAGAAGACCGCTTTCAACCCATGCCCGTAATTGCCCGCACACCAGAAGAAATCCTAGCAGCGCGGGTAAATAAACCTACACTTTCCCCCAACCTTTCCATATTGGAACAGGTAGAACAATCAGGGATGAAACGACTGTTAGTAATTGGCGTTGGTTGCCAAATTCAAGCCTTACGTGCTGTAGAAAAAAAATTAGGACTAGAAAAGCTATATGTCCTAGGTACACCTTGCGTAGACAACGTTACCCGCGCCGGACTGCAAAAATTCTTAGAAACCACCAGCCGATCGCCTGAGACAGTAGTACATTACGAATTCATGCAAGACTTCCGCATTCACTTTAAGCATGAAGACGGCTCAATTGAAAAAGTCCCCTTCTTTGGCTTAAAAACTAACCAACTCAAAGATATCTTTGCCCCATCTTGCATGAGTTGCTTTGATTACGTCAACTCCCTAGCGGATTTAGTTGTGGGTTATATGGGCGCGCCCTTCGGCTGGCAGTGGATTTTAGTGAGAAATGATACAGGGAAAGAAATGCTGGACTTAGTGCAAGACCAGTTAGACACTCAGCCTGTGATGTCTGAAGGGAATCGGAAAGAGGCAGTACAGCAGGGGATTCCTGCCTATGACAAGGGTGTGACGTTACCGATGTGGGTAGCAAAACTGATGGGTGTGGTGATTGATAAAATTGGCCCTAAAGGTTTGGAGTATGCCCGGTTCTCGATGGATTCGCACTTTACACGGAATTATTTGTTTGTGAAGCGGAATTATCCAGAGAAGTTGGAGGATCATGTGCCGGAGTTTGCCAAGCGGATCGTTGGGCAGTATAAGTTACCGGATTGA
- a CDS encoding GxxExxY protein, whose protein sequence is MTENEIAKQVVDAAYKVHTRLGPGLFESVYESVLAYELEKRGLWVVRQQTIPVIYETVRLEEGFRADLIVEDKVIIEIKSLEAIHPVHKKQLLTYLRLTDKRLGLLINFGEELIKDGITRLVNNL, encoded by the coding sequence ATGACAGAGAATGAGATTGCAAAGCAGGTTGTTGATGCTGCGTATAAGGTTCATACAAGGTTAGGACCAGGTTTGTTTGAATCTGTTTATGAGTCCGTTCTAGCTTATGAGTTAGAGAAGCGTGGATTGTGGGTGGTTAGGCAACAGACTATTCCTGTTATTTACGAAACTGTACGCTTGGAAGAAGGCTTTCGGGCAGACCTGATTGTTGAAGATAAAGTAATCATTGAAATCAAGTCTTTAGAAGCAATACATCCAGTACACAAAAAGCAACTGTTGACATACCTTCGCCTAACAGACAAACGCCTTGGCTTGCTAATTAACTTCGGTGAAGAACTGATTAAAGACGGCATCACCCGACTTGTAAATAACTTGTAA
- a CDS encoding methionine gamma-lyase family protein, whose amino-acid sequence MNSLEQLRQAEQALLEIFSGIDAQVKHNLKRVLDAFRNHRVGAHHFAGVSGYGHDDLGRETLDKVFAEVMGAEAAAVRVQFVSGTHAIACALFGVLRPGDEMLAVVGSPYDTLEEVIGLRGQGQGSLIEFGIKYRQLELTSQGNIDWEALSTSVTDNTRLVLIQRSCGYSWRPSLLISDIEKIVHLVKQQNPNTVCFVDNCYGEFIDIQEPTHVGADLMAGSLIKNPGGTIVTAGGYVAGRADLVEAAACRLTAPGIGSYGGATFDQNRLLFQGLFLSPQMVGEAMKGTYLTGYVFDKLGYPVHPAPLAPRGDVIQAIKLGSAKKLIAFCKAIQQNSPVGSYLDPIPDAMPGYESQVVMAGGTFIEGSTLEFSADGPLREPYVVYCQGGTHWTHVAIALEAAIDAVGMV is encoded by the coding sequence ATGAACAGCTTGGAACAGCTGCGGCAAGCAGAACAGGCACTGTTAGAGATTTTTTCTGGAATTGACGCTCAGGTCAAGCATAATCTAAAAAGAGTGCTGGATGCCTTTCGTAATCACCGTGTAGGAGCGCACCATTTTGCAGGTGTAAGTGGCTATGGCCACGATGATTTGGGACGAGAAACTTTAGACAAAGTTTTTGCAGAAGTAATGGGTGCTGAGGCTGCGGCTGTGCGAGTGCAGTTTGTTTCGGGGACTCACGCGATCGCTTGCGCCCTATTTGGTGTACTCCGTCCTGGGGATGAAATGTTAGCAGTGGTGGGTTCTCCCTACGATACGCTTGAAGAAGTCATTGGTTTGCGGGGTCAAGGCCAAGGCTCTCTTATTGAGTTTGGCATAAAATATCGCCAATTGGAGTTAACTTCCCAAGGAAATATAGACTGGGAAGCTTTAAGCACTAGCGTTACTGATAACACTCGTTTAGTGTTAATTCAGCGTTCTTGTGGTTATTCTTGGCGACCAAGTTTATTAATTAGCGATATAGAAAAAATAGTACATCTAGTTAAACAACAAAATCCTAACACCGTTTGTTTTGTCGATAACTGTTATGGGGAATTTATCGACATTCAAGAACCTACCCACGTCGGGGCTGATTTAATGGCGGGGTCATTAATTAAAAATCCCGGTGGTACTATCGTCACGGCTGGGGGTTATGTAGCTGGGCGGGCTGATTTAGTAGAAGCCGCCGCCTGTCGCCTGACTGCCCCTGGGATTGGTAGTTATGGGGGGGCGACCTTTGACCAAAATCGGCTGTTGTTCCAAGGGTTATTTTTATCGCCGCAGATGGTAGGGGAGGCGATGAAAGGGACTTATCTCACTGGTTATGTATTTGACAAGCTGGGTTATCCAGTTCATCCCGCACCCCTTGCGCCCCGTGGGGATGTGATTCAGGCGATTAAATTGGGTTCGGCGAAAAAGCTGATTGCCTTCTGTAAGGCGATACAACAAAATTCTCCCGTGGGTTCTTATCTAGACCCTATTCCTGATGCTATGCCGGGGTATGAGAGCCAGGTAGTGATGGCTGGGGGGACATTTATTGAGGGGAGTACGTTGGAATTTTCGGCGGATGGGCCTTTGCGTGAGCCTTATGTGGTGTATTGCCAAGGGGGGACTCACTGGACTCATGTGGCGATCGCTCTTGAGGCGGCGATCGACGCGGTGGGGATGGTTTAG
- a CDS encoding acyl-CoA desaturase, translating into MTIATSTKPQINWVNTLFFLGLHIGALFAFVPGNFSWAAVGVAFFLYWVTGGLGITLGFHRLVTHRSFQTPKWLEYFLVFCGTLACQGGPIEWVGTHRIHHLHSDTEPDPHDSNKGFWWSHMGWLIYHSPSHADVPRFTKDISEDPVYQFLQKYFIFVQIALGLLLLYLGGWSFVVWGVFARIVWVYHCTWLVNSATHKFGYRSHDSGDNSTNCWWVAVLVFGEGWHNNHHAFQYSARHGLEWWEIDLTWMTVQLLQVLGLATNVKVADKKQ; encoded by the coding sequence ATGACAATTGCTACTTCAACTAAACCTCAAATCAATTGGGTTAACACCCTATTTTTTCTTGGTCTACACATCGGCGCGTTGTTTGCCTTTGTTCCTGGTAACTTTAGCTGGGCAGCAGTCGGTGTGGCTTTCTTCCTTTACTGGGTAACAGGTGGCTTGGGCATTACCCTAGGCTTTCACCGCCTTGTCACCCACCGCAGCTTCCAGACTCCCAAGTGGCTGGAGTATTTCTTGGTATTTTGCGGAACTCTCGCTTGTCAAGGAGGGCCAATAGAATGGGTGGGTACACACCGCATTCATCATTTACATTCCGATACCGAACCAGATCCACATGATTCCAATAAAGGTTTTTGGTGGAGTCATATGGGTTGGCTGATTTATCACTCTCCTTCTCACGCTGATGTTCCTCGGTTTACCAAAGATATTTCCGAAGACCCAGTTTATCAGTTTTTACAGAAATATTTTATTTTTGTGCAGATTGCTTTGGGTTTATTGCTACTATACTTGGGCGGCTGGTCTTTCGTAGTCTGGGGCGTTTTCGCTCGCATTGTTTGGGTTTATCACTGCACCTGGTTGGTAAACAGTGCTACCCATAAATTTGGCTATCGCAGCCATGACTCTGGTGATAACTCCACCAATTGCTGGTGGGTAGCTGTCCTAGTGTTTGGCGAAGGTTGGCACAATAACCACCACGCTTTCCAATATTCGGCTCGTCACGGTTTGGAATGGTGGGAAATTGACTTAACTTGGATGACAGTTCAATTGTTGCAAGTGCTTGGTCTAGCTACTAACGTAAAAGTTGCAGACAAAAAACAATAA
- a CDS encoding fatty acid desaturase, with translation MTTSIIKNQENSNDLGNSELRLKDIIKTLPKECFQLSRRKAWTQAIINVLMVGLGYYSLTISPWFLLPIAWIFTGTALTGFFVVGHDCGHRSFAKRRWVNDLVGHLFMMPLIYPFHSWRIKHNHHHKHTNKLDEDNAWHPIRPEVFSNWDKTRQSAFKLFMRKKLWWVGSVGHWAVVHFDWRKFKAQDHASVKLSVAVVVIFAAIVFPVLIATTGIWGFIKFWFIPWMVYHFWMSTFTIVHHTYADVPFKAAHKWNEAMAQLFGTIHCDYPRWVEFLCHDINVHVPHHISTAIPSYNLRLAYSSIKENWGSYLHDELKFSWPLMKQITDQCQLYVTDVGYETFDEYYTEK, from the coding sequence ATGACTACATCAATCATCAAGAATCAAGAAAATAGTAATGACCTTGGTAATTCCGAACTAAGGCTTAAAGATATTATCAAAACTTTGCCAAAGGAATGTTTTCAGTTAAGTCGTCGCAAAGCTTGGACACAAGCAATCATCAATGTTTTGATGGTGGGTTTGGGCTACTATAGCTTGACAATTTCGCCCTGGTTTCTTTTACCAATTGCGTGGATTTTTACAGGAACTGCTTTAACAGGCTTTTTTGTTGTTGGTCATGATTGTGGACATCGTTCATTTGCCAAACGTCGTTGGGTAAATGATTTGGTGGGACATCTATTCATGATGCCGTTAATATATCCCTTTCATAGCTGGCGGATTAAACATAATCATCATCACAAACATACCAACAAGTTAGATGAGGATAATGCTTGGCATCCCATCAGACCAGAAGTTTTTAGCAATTGGGATAAAACTCGCCAATCTGCTTTTAAATTGTTTATGCGTAAAAAACTCTGGTGGGTTGGTTCAGTTGGACATTGGGCTGTTGTACATTTTGATTGGCGGAAATTCAAAGCTCAAGACCATGCCAGTGTTAAACTTTCGGTTGCTGTAGTTGTCATATTTGCCGCAATTGTTTTCCCTGTTCTCATCGCAACCACTGGTATTTGGGGATTTATCAAATTCTGGTTTATACCTTGGATGGTTTACCATTTCTGGATGAGTACCTTCACCATTGTTCACCATACTTACGCAGATGTTCCTTTCAAGGCAGCGCATAAGTGGAACGAGGCAATGGCACAGTTATTTGGTACTATTCATTGTGATTATCCTCGGTGGGTAGAATTCCTCTGTCACGATATTAACGTCCACGTCCCGCATCATATTTCTACTGCCATTCCCTCTTATAATTTGCGTCTAGCTTACAGCAGCATCAAAGAAAACTGGGGTTCTTATTTACATGATGAATTGAAGTTTTCTTGGCCGTTAATGAAGCAAATTACTGACCAATGTCAACTGTATGTAACCGATGTTGGTTATGAAACTTTTGATGAATATTACACAGAAAAATAA
- a CDS encoding fatty acid desaturase codes for MQSTSINFDNSPLSEPSQDTTSLPFTLQDLKAAIPAECFQPNVSKSLFYFFRDILIIGGLYAVANYLDSWFFWPIFWLMQGTMFWALFVVGHDCGHQSFSKHRWLNDLIGHLSHTPILVPYHGWRISHRTHHKNTGNIDNDESWYPVTETQYKEMPLLQKIGRYYVFLLAYPVYIFKRSPNKEGSHFLPSSSLFKPSEKWDVITSTVLWIGMVGLLGFLTYQWGWMWLLKYYAAPYIVFVIWLDLVTFLHHTEADIPWYRGDDWTFLKGAISSIDRNYGLFNHIHHDIGTHVAHHIFLNMPHYNLLKATEAIKPIMGEYYRKSEEPIWKSLWRSSVSCHFVPDTGGKVYYTSNTK; via the coding sequence GTGCAATCAACGAGCATTAACTTCGATAATTCACCTCTTAGTGAACCCTCTCAGGATACAACTTCACTTCCTTTTACTCTTCAGGATTTGAAAGCTGCTATTCCCGCAGAATGCTTTCAACCCAATGTCAGTAAATCACTGTTTTATTTCTTCCGTGACATTCTGATTATTGGTGGACTTTATGCAGTAGCTAATTACCTTGATTCTTGGTTTTTCTGGCCTATATTTTGGCTCATGCAAGGAACAATGTTTTGGGCTTTGTTTGTAGTAGGACATGACTGCGGACACCAATCTTTTTCTAAGCATAGATGGCTAAATGATTTGATTGGGCATTTGTCTCATACACCAATCTTAGTTCCTTATCACGGTTGGCGTATTAGTCACAGAACCCATCATAAAAATACTGGCAATATCGATAATGATGAAAGCTGGTATCCTGTAACAGAAACGCAGTATAAGGAAATGCCTTTATTGCAAAAGATAGGTCGATATTATGTATTTTTATTGGCTTATCCAGTGTATATATTTAAGCGTTCTCCTAATAAAGAAGGCTCTCACTTTTTACCTAGTAGCTCACTTTTCAAGCCCTCAGAAAAATGGGATGTTATTACTAGCACCGTACTGTGGATTGGGATGGTAGGTTTACTGGGCTTCCTCACCTATCAATGGGGTTGGATGTGGTTGCTGAAATACTACGCTGCACCCTATATTGTGTTTGTAATTTGGTTAGACTTGGTGACATTTCTGCATCACACCGAGGCTGATATTCCTTGGTATCGTGGCGATGATTGGACGTTCCTTAAAGGTGCGATTTCCAGCATTGACCGCAATTATGGTTTATTCAACCACATTCACCACGATATCGGTACTCATGTGGCACACCACATCTTTTTGAATATGCCACACTACAACTTATTGAAAGCGACGGAAGCGATTAAACCGATTATGGGTGAGTATTATCGCAAGTCTGAAGAACCCATTTGGAAGTCTTTGTGGCGTTCTTCCGTTAGCTGTCATTTTGTACCCGATACAGGCGGGAAGGTTTACTATACATCCAACACTAAATAA
- a CDS encoding Uma2 family endonuclease, whose translation MTLTIEDVERLQQKLQEEQQDYQIELQEGNILLMGPSDIESSEIGAQLIYLLKLWINPRKLGRIFDSSGGFIMPNTDLRAPDVSFVAAERLKRTVRDFAQLVPDLVVEIKSKTDRISKLEQKVTLFLDLGARVGILINPDELTVSVYRPNGDVKVLTNEDKLTINELFPGWEIAISELWPPVFE comes from the coding sequence ATGACTCTCACTATTGAAGATGTAGAAAGACTACAACAAAAGCTACAAGAAGAACAGCAGGACTATCAAATAGAACTGCAAGAGGGAAATATTTTACTTATGGGGCCATCAGATATCGAGTCTAGTGAAATCGGCGCACAGTTGATTTATTTATTAAAACTTTGGATTAATCCTCGTAAACTTGGGCGAATATTTGACTCAAGTGGTGGGTTTATTATGCCAAATACTGATTTACGCGCTCCTGATGTTTCTTTTGTAGCGGCTGAAAGATTAAAACGAACTGTCAGAGATTTTGCTCAGTTAGTACCTGATTTAGTTGTAGAAATTAAATCAAAAACAGATAGAATTTCTAAGTTAGAACAGAAAGTTACATTATTTTTAGATTTAGGCGCAAGGGTAGGAATATTAATAAACCCAGATGAATTAACTGTGAGTGTATATCGTCCTAATGGTGATGTGAAAGTTTTAACTAATGAGGATAAGTTAACTATTAATGAGTTATTTCCTGGTTGGGAGATTGCAATTTCCGAACTATGGCCACCTGTATTTGAATAA
- a CDS encoding Uma2 family endonuclease: MTPALPKLITCDEFIAWYPNDSKRYELHQEVIFEMPPPSGDHEDIVGFLMRKLGVEIERFNLPLNIPKTGFVRTPSADSNYLPDVLVINRENLPNELLWKKASMITQPESIRLIIEVVSTNWRDDYHKKYADYEEMGIPEYWIVDYAALGARKFLGNPKQPTIFVCNLVDGEYQMTPFHGNNLIVSPAFPELNLTAQQIFNSVC, from the coding sequence ATGACCCCAGCTTTGCCTAAATTAATAACCTGCGATGAATTTATTGCATGGTATCCTAATGACAGTAAACGCTATGAATTGCATCAGGAAGTTATATTTGAAATGCCCCCACCATCTGGCGATCATGAAGATATTGTTGGTTTTTTAATGCGAAAATTAGGAGTTGAAATTGAGCGATTCAACCTCCCTTTAAATATTCCGAAAACTGGCTTTGTCAGAACTCCAAGTGCAGACTCTAACTATCTCCCTGATGTCTTGGTAATCAACCGGGAAAATTTGCCTAATGAACTACTTTGGAAAAAAGCTTCCATGATTACTCAGCCTGAGTCAATAAGGCTAATAATTGAAGTTGTTTCTACTAACTGGCGAGACGACTACCACAAAAAATATGCTGATTATGAAGAAATGGGGATTCCTGAATATTGGATTGTTGATTATGCTGCATTAGGTGCGCGTAAGTTTCTCGGCAACCCGAAACAGCCTACTATTTTTGTATGCAATTTAGTAGATGGTGAATATCAAATGACCCCGTTTCACGGTAACAACCTCATCGTATCCCCTGCTTTTCCTGAGTTAAATTTAACAGCACAACAGATTTTCAACTCCGTTTGTTGA
- a CDS encoding GTPase yields MSLPTTDQINYQFLLLTHMVCADGQIHSEESKALQDLGQQAKMGTRTLQEMEKILNQDEDYISIEEVARHIPTKEKSEAIRQILAIAYVDGYCSPSEQEMVNHVAKIWNWSDIEIKNLLEGAKKFSTVQNIYNDIEKYELSVGARLLKGVDSLLSRALVDNLTQIAPKNLGDKVKKLRKEILLSGAEYEKATQKCKSIATEDYKYTENSLHSAYTALENLVENIQQTTESIHKKTSNKGQANRAKEVAQQLEVTKNALSAEVIKKLEVVRESLRSKQRALNYFSIAFMGKTKAGKSTLHAIITGDGWDAIGVGKQRTTRFNRVYEWKNIRIIDTPGIGAPGGASDEEIAERIIEESDVICYVVTNDSVQETEFKFLELLKEKAKPLIILLNIKNNLRDQRRLDYFLQDPDKLFVMDSSSGLGGHIERIRRYAKNHYANDYFDIIPVMLLAAQMSQEPEHQDNQEKLFQGSHIQELLDAIRVSLAEHGVIRRSQTLLGSTVSAIEEPKKWVTKQIEIYQDRVTQLKDIHQRFQHEVQKASRDNWESLQQRIKLVFKDVFDIIQPFAEENWNVEQSQLNSKLKDKPEILNIEGKLNIAFKECEEKFNKDVQEILREIGNELQNVARLKFGNVNLNEQDSISYKDMLRFSGNLLGVLGASALLFAAPVGIFIGITGTCLHLISNFLKSEEQKRREAVENIRNSLNKQFKSELEKALKNAEDFFNKYSKDVESNISDYFNELIANLEQMIKHLENTQNKLDNCADNLNRAYAKRIVDWCADKYEPLTDEDIFTTIAQVDRDFGRNIKIQTKSEFKSKRFQKIINQVLQEDISIISVKSSEQTFGNLQHKT; encoded by the coding sequence ATGTCACTACCAACTACTGACCAAATAAACTATCAGTTTTTACTCCTCACCCATATGGTGTGTGCTGACGGACAAATTCACAGCGAAGAATCAAAAGCACTGCAAGATTTGGGACAGCAAGCCAAAATGGGAACACGCACCCTTCAGGAGATGGAGAAAATACTCAATCAAGATGAAGATTATATATCTATTGAAGAGGTAGCGCGTCACATCCCCACCAAGGAGAAAAGTGAGGCGATACGACAAATACTAGCAATTGCTTATGTTGATGGTTACTGTTCACCTTCAGAACAGGAAATGGTTAACCATGTTGCAAAAATTTGGAATTGGTCAGATATAGAAATTAAAAACTTGCTAGAAGGAGCAAAAAAATTTAGCACAGTTCAAAATATTTATAACGATATCGAAAAATACGAACTATCTGTAGGTGCGCGTCTTTTAAAGGGGGTAGATTCACTTTTATCACGCGCTCTTGTGGATAATTTAACACAAATTGCACCTAAGAATCTCGGAGATAAAGTAAAGAAACTGCGGAAAGAAATACTACTATCTGGGGCTGAATATGAAAAAGCTACTCAAAAATGTAAATCAATAGCAACTGAAGACTACAAATATACAGAAAACTCACTTCACAGTGCTTATACTGCTCTTGAAAATCTAGTAGAGAATATTCAACAAACTACTGAATCAATACATAAAAAAACAAGTAATAAAGGACAAGCTAATAGAGCTAAGGAAGTAGCACAACAGCTTGAAGTTACAAAAAATGCTCTCTCGGCTGAAGTTATCAAAAAACTGGAAGTAGTACGCGAATCACTCCGATCAAAACAACGTGCTTTAAATTATTTTAGTATCGCTTTTATGGGTAAAACTAAAGCTGGTAAAAGCACTCTCCATGCAATTATTACGGGTGATGGTTGGGACGCAATTGGTGTTGGTAAACAGCGTACTACTCGTTTTAACCGCGTTTATGAATGGAAAAATATTCGGATTATTGACACTCCTGGTATTGGTGCGCCTGGTGGAGCAAGTGATGAAGAGATTGCTGAAAGAATTATCGAAGAATCTGATGTTATCTGCTATGTAGTTACAAATGACAGTGTTCAAGAAACTGAATTTAAATTTTTAGAACTTCTAAAAGAAAAAGCAAAACCACTGATTATATTATTAAATATTAAGAATAATCTGCGTGACCAGCGCAGATTAGATTATTTCTTGCAAGATCCAGACAAGCTATTTGTTATGGATAGTAGTAGTGGTTTAGGCGGACATATTGAACGCATTCGTCGCTACGCAAAAAATCATTATGCTAACGATTACTTTGATATTATTCCTGTGATGCTCTTAGCTGCACAAATGTCACAAGAACCAGAGCATCAAGACAATCAAGAAAAGCTGTTTCAAGGAAGCCATATACAAGAGCTTCTTGATGCTATTCGAGTGTCGTTAGCCGAGCATGGAGTGATTCGGCGTTCTCAAACTTTACTTGGCTCTACTGTCAGCGCAATTGAAGAACCAAAAAAGTGGGTTACTAAACAGATAGAAATTTATCAAGATAGGGTTACGCAATTGAAAGATATACATCAAAGGTTTCAGCATGAAGTACAAAAAGCATCTAGGGATAATTGGGAATCTTTACAACAGCGCATTAAGCTTGTATTTAAAGATGTGTTTGATATAATACAACCTTTTGCAGAAGAAAATTGGAATGTTGAACAAAGTCAGTTAAACTCCAAATTGAAAGATAAGCCCGAAATATTAAATATTGAAGGAAAATTAAATATTGCTTTTAAAGAATGTGAAGAAAAATTTAATAAAGACGTGCAAGAAATACTAAGAGAAATAGGTAATGAATTGCAAAATGTAGCTAGATTAAAGTTCGGTAATGTTAACTTAAACGAGCAAGACAGTATCTCCTATAAAGATATGCTACGTTTTAGTGGTAACTTATTAGGAGTATTAGGAGCGTCGGCACTTTTATTTGCTGCACCTGTTGGAATTTTTATAGGAATTACTGGTACTTGTTTACATTTAATTTCTAATTTTCTCAAATCTGAGGAGCAAAAACGCCGTGAAGCTGTAGAAAATATTCGTAACTCTCTAAACAAGCAATTCAAAAGTGAGCTAGAAAAAGCTCTGAAAAATGCCGAAGATTTTTTCAATAAATATTCTAAGGATGTAGAAAGTAATATTAGCGATTACTTCAATGAACTAATTGCGAATTTAGAACAAATGATCAAGCATCTAGAAAATACTCAAAATAAATTAGATAACTGTGCTGACAATCTTAATCGTGCTTATGCCAAACGTATTGTAGATTGGTGTGCAGATAAATATGAACCGTTAACTGATGAAGATATTTTCACAACTATTGCTCAGGTAGATAGAGATTTTGGACGAAACATCAAAATTCAAACTAAATCTGAGTTTAAGTCTAAAAGATTCCAGAAAATAATTAACCAGGTTTTACAAGAAGACATCTCTATTATCTCAGTCAAGTCTTCTGAACAAACATTTGGCAACCTACAGCATAAAACCTAA